From Coffea arabica cultivar ET-39 chromosome 10e, Coffea Arabica ET-39 HiFi, whole genome shotgun sequence, one genomic window encodes:
- the LOC113711760 gene encoding uncharacterized protein translates to MEFKLSQSSLPRTLVVIRSSVLVKVSRKVSNHKNFHLHAQRWRCQIRGMSSKGRHSMLKHVVKEGETLTSISKLYGVAIYEIAAANKDIVDVDLVFEGQHLNIPLSTAVTLQMQKSERALSSDSSLDGRAPRLELYRSCLNQKMFSFLSVHNLSYAKTTGYFLVLVPLIAFCIRCIIGALCNRVAGDMKHNVNESEEHHRGSKRIRWKFALQDLKDPDALDTGTRPDYDYTSEDEDQVNTKDVSQDYSELERDYERFLSECGISKWGYWRGGSPT, encoded by the exons ATGGAATTTAAGTTGAGCCAATCATCTCTTCCAAGAACCTTAGTAGTAATAAGATCTTCTGTGTTAGTAAAAGTTAGCAGAAAAGTTTCTAATCACAAGAACTTTCATTTGCATGCTCAG AGATGGAGGTGTCAAATACGGGGGATGTCTTCAAAGGGTCGGCACTCAATGCTTAAACATGTGGTCAAAGA AGGTGAAACTTTGACTTCCATTTCAAAGCTATATGGGGTAGCCATTTATGAAATTGCTGCTGCTAATAAGGACATCGTTGATGTTGACCTTGTTTTTGAGGGCCAACATCTGAACATTCCCTTATCCACTGCAGTAACTTTGCAAATG CAAAAGAGTGAGCGAGCCCTATCATCTGACTCTTCTCTTGATGGAAGAGCTCCAAGACTGGAATTGTATCGTAGCTGCTTGAACCAGAAAATGTTCAGTTTCTTGTCCGTTCATAATTTATCCTAT GCTAAAACCACTGGTTATTTTCTAGTTCTGGTTCCCCTGATAGCCTTTTGCATCAGATGCATAATTGGTGCCTTATGCAATAGAGTTGCTGGAGATATGAAACATAATGTAAATGAATCAGAAGAGCATCACCGTGGATCTAAAAGGATCAGGTGGAAATTTGCTCTTCAGGATTTGAAGGATCCAGATGCACTGGATACTGGCACAAGACCCGACTATGAT TACACATCAGAGGATGAAGATCAGGTCAATACCAAAGATGTTAGTCAGGATTACAGTGAGCTTGAGCGTGATTATGAGAGATTCCTTTCAGAATGTGGAATTAGCAAGTGGGGCTACTGGCGTGGAGGTTCTCCCACATAG